GCGAAGGCCGCTCGACGATTTCTCGAACAGCACCGAATTTTGACCGAAGCTGTCGACCTCATTGGCTTTCATGGCCACACGATACTCCATCGCCCTCAAGACGGCCGGACGATACAAATCGGCGACGGAGCGCTTCTTGCACGCGAGACGGGCGTCTCGGTCGTGAACGACTTCCGAAGCGCCGATGTCGCGGAAGGCGGTCAGGGCGCGCCATTGGCGCCGCTTTTTCATGCCGCCCTCGCGCGGGGATTGGATTTACCGGTCGCGGTCCTCAATCTTGGTGGTGTCGCTAATGTGAGTTGGATTGGCGCTGACAATGCGGTTATTGCCTTCGACACGGGGCCAGGCAATGCGCCGGTCGACGATTGGGTCCGGCATCACACGGGAGAGGCCATGGACACTGGTGGAGCACTTGCGCGAGCGGGGCGAGTAGATCGCACCCTTCTCGCCGACTTGCTCGACCACCCTTATTTCGATATGCCGCCACCCAAGTCTCTCGATCGGAACGATTTCGGTTGGCGCGCGGTTGCGGGGTTGAGCGTGGAGGATGGGGCCGCGACCTTGGCCGCGCTTGCAGCGCACGGCGTTGCTCGCGCGGCCGACCATTTTCCAGCGCCCGTGAGACGGTGGCTCGTTACCGGCGGCGGGCGGCACAATTCGGCGATTATGTCGGCGCTCGCAGGGGTTCTTGGGGTCGGCGTCGAGCCGGTTGAGGCGGTTGGGTGGCAGGGCGACGCACTTGAGGCTCAGGCGTTCGCTTGGCTTGCCGTAAGGTCGTATCGCGCGCTGCCCCTTAGCGTGCCTTCGACGACGGGCGTACGGCGCCCCCTCACGGGCGGCAGACTCTTCCGAGCGCAGGGTCGCTGAAAGCAACCCAAAAAACGCAAACCCGATCCGTGGCAGCCGCCATAGCTCGCAAGTGCGCGCCCAGTACTTACTCGGCTGCCTGCGCCATTCTGGCGTCGAGATAGCTTTCCATATGGGAAACGACCACTTCCAAATGCTGAGCGAAGAAGTGATTTGCTCCGGGCACAAGGCGGTAGTCGATTTTTATGCCGCGCTGATGATTGAGTTTGTCCACCAGCTTGTTCACAGAATCGACCGGGACGATTTCGTCGGCATTGCCTTGCACGATAAGGCCTGAGGCAGGACACGGCGCGAGGAACGAGAAATCGTAGATGTTGGCCGGCGGGGCCACCGATATGAAGCCGTCGATTTCCGGCCGCCGCATGAGCAACTGCATGCCGATCCAGGCACCAAAGGAAAAGCCCGCGATCCAGCAGCTCGTCGAATTTGCATTGAAGGTCTGGAGCCAGTCGAGTGCGGAAGCAGCGTCGGAAAGCTCACCCTCGCCCCGGTCGAAGCTGCCTTGGGAGCGCCCGACGCCGCGGAAATTGAAACGAAGCGTCGAAAATCCCCTGCGCACAAAGGCCTGGTAGAGATTGTAGATAACCTTGTTGTTCATTGTGCCGCCATGCTGCGGGTGCGGATGCAGCAGCAGCGCAACGGGCGCGTTGGGCACCTTGCTGTGGTGGTAGCGGCCCTCGATGCGGCCCTCGGGCCCGCTGAAGATGACTTCAGGCATGGATCAAAACTTCCTTATTAACCCACTCGACATAAGGCCGGAGGCCGGTTTCCGCACGGCACGCCGGTTGAGCTCCCCCGCGGCTTGTCGACTTGGCCGCTTAACTTGACCGTTAATTCTGGGCAAACTATATGCCCGCCTTGGTACCCTGCGGCCGAGGGGCCTGATTTTGGCCATGTCGGACCAGCCGGGGAATGCCGAGAGATATCGCAGTCGGGCGATGATTTTCAAGAGCTTACGCGATCAAATTGACTCGATGATGGTCCGGGACCCTGCAGCACGGTCTCGGATCGAGGTCGTTTTGGCCTATCCGTCGCTTCATGCGCTGCTCATTCATCGCCTTGCGCATGCGGCTTGGCGCCGGGATTGGCGGCTTCTGGGCCGGGTTTTATCCAATTTCGGACGCTTCCTGACCGGCATTGAAATACATCCAGGGGCGAAGATTGGTTCGCGGCTATTCATCGACCACGGGCTCGGGGTGGTGATCGGCGAAACGGCAGAGGTCGGCAACGACGTTACGATGTACCACGACGTAACGCTTGGCGGGGTGCTGCCGTCGGTGAATTCGGCGTCACAGATCGGGGTCAAGCGCCATCCGACGATCCAGGATGGGGTAATCATCGGATCGGGGGCTCAGGTGCTGGGCGCCATTACGGTAGGCGAGGGTGCCCGGATCGGAGCCAACGCCGTGGTCACCAAAGATGTTCCCGCCGGGGTCACGGTGGTCGGCAACCCATCGCGCGTCGTTATGCCGCACGATAGACGAGCCGCAACGACATTCATGGCCTACGGCACCCCGACGGGCGAAATGGCCGATCCCCTACTGCGCGCGATCGAGGATCTGCGCAGCCATGTGAATACGCTGAGCGTCCAGGTCGCAGAGCTCGAAGCGCGCCTCGCGGCCGAGGAAAACCGCCAAGCGGAGGATGAGCCACCGAGTCTGGCTGCATCGGGTAAGCTCTAAAAGCATTTCAAAAAATCATGTCGCGGCATAGGCTGGGCCACGTGAACGCCGTCTATCTTGATTACAACGCGACGGCGCCGGTACGGCCGGAGGTTTGTGCCGCCGTCGCCGAAGCTCTCGCGGCGCTGGGCAACCCGTCATCCGTGCATCGCTTCGGGCAAAAGGCGCGGCGTCGAGTCGCGGATGCGCGCGAATCGGTTGCTGCGCTCGTTGGTGCTCGTCCGGCCGAGGTCGTATTCACGAGTGGCGGCACCGAGGCGAACAACCTCGCACTCCGCGGCTGCAGCCGCACGCGCATAATCGTATCGCAGATCGAACACGATTCCGTCCTCGGCGCTGTGCCGCAGGCGACGCGTATTCCCGTCGACGAGAATGGGATCGTCCGTATCGACTCGCTTGAAACAACCCTTGCGGCGGATCCGGAGCCGTCACTCGTCTCGGTAATGCTCGCGAACAACGAGACGGGCGTCATACAGCCGGTCGAAGAGGTTGCGGCATGCGCTCATGCCCATGGCGCCCTCGTACATTGCGATGCGGTTCAGGCGGCGGGAAAGATCCCGGTCGACATCACAGTACTCGGTGTGGATTTCATGTCGCTTTCGGCCCACAAGCTTGGTGGGCCGCAGGGTGTGGGCGCCTTGATCGTGCGAGACGGTGTCGAGATTGCCGCACGTCTTCGCGGCGGCGGGCAGGAACGGTCAATGCGCGCGGGCACGGAAAATGTGCCCGGCATCGCCGGCTTTGGCGTTGCCAGTTTGGCCGCACGCCAGGCGCTCGAGGGTTACTCGCGCTTGACGGCGCTCCGCGATCGCCTAGAGAGCCGGATTCGGACGATGGCGCCCAGTGCCCGTTTCTTTGGCCAAGGTGCTCGAAGGCTTGCCAACACGGCGTGCTTTACGATGCCGGATGTTCCAAGCGAAACCCAGGTGATCGCCCTCGATCTTGCCGGAATTGCGGTTAGCGCGGGGTCAGCATGCTCATCGGGGAAAGTTCGACCGTCCCATGTCCTGCAGGCCATGGGTGCGAGCGACGCCGAGGCTGGCAGCGGCATTCGCGTAAGCCTTGGCTGGTTGACCGATGACGTTGAAATCGACCGCTTCCTTGAGGCTTGGTCCGCTATAT
This is a stretch of genomic DNA from Alphaproteobacteria bacterium. It encodes these proteins:
- a CDS encoding anhydro-N-acetylmuramic acid kinase, which translates into the protein MDLDLPLTALGLMSGTSLDGIDVALLRTDGESLIETGPWATFTYEPNLRELVRDVLGARGLVGEAESELTLAHAKAARRFLEQHRILTEAVDLIGFHGHTILHRPQDGRTIQIGDGALLARETGVSVVNDFRSADVAEGGQGAPLAPLFHAALARGLDLPVAVLNLGGVANVSWIGADNAVIAFDTGPGNAPVDDWVRHHTGEAMDTGGALARAGRVDRTLLADLLDHPYFDMPPPKSLDRNDFGWRAVAGLSVEDGAATLAALAAHGVARAADHFPAPVRRWLVTGGGRHNSAIMSALAGVLGVGVEPVEAVGWQGDALEAQAFAWLAVRSYRALPLSVPSTTGVRRPLTGGRLFRAQGR
- the cysE gene encoding serine O-acetyltransferase, with translation MIFKSLRDQIDSMMVRDPAARSRIEVVLAYPSLHALLIHRLAHAAWRRDWRLLGRVLSNFGRFLTGIEIHPGAKIGSRLFIDHGLGVVIGETAEVGNDVTMYHDVTLGGVLPSVNSASQIGVKRHPTIQDGVIIGSGAQVLGAITVGEGARIGANAVVTKDVPAGVTVVGNPSRVVMPHDRRAATTFMAYGTPTGEMADPLLRAIEDLRSHVNTLSVQVAELEARLAAEENRQAEDEPPSLAASGKL
- a CDS encoding cysteine desulfurase family protein, which produces MNAVYLDYNATAPVRPEVCAAVAEALAALGNPSSVHRFGQKARRRVADARESVAALVGARPAEVVFTSGGTEANNLALRGCSRTRIIVSQIEHDSVLGAVPQATRIPVDENGIVRIDSLETTLAADPEPSLVSVMLANNETGVIQPVEEVAACAHAHGALVHCDAVQAAGKIPVDITVLGVDFMSLSAHKLGGPQGVGALIVRDGVEIAARLRGGGQERSMRAGTENVPGIAGFGVASLAARQALEGYSRLTALRDRLESRIRTMAPSARFFGQGARRLANTACFTMPDVPSETQVIALDLAGIAVSAGSACSSGKVRPSHVLQAMGASDAEAGSGIRVSLGWLTDDVEIDRFLEAWSAI
- a CDS encoding alpha/beta hydrolase produces the protein MPEVIFSGPEGRIEGRYHHSKVPNAPVALLLHPHPQHGGTMNNKVIYNLYQAFVRRGFSTLRFNFRGVGRSQGSFDRGEGELSDAASALDWLQTFNANSTSCWIAGFSFGAWIGMQLLMRRPEIDGFISVAPPANIYDFSFLAPCPASGLIVQGNADEIVPVDSVNKLVDKLNHQRGIKIDYRLVPGANHFFAQHLEVVVSHMESYLDARMAQAAE